The sequence below is a genomic window from Pleurocapsa sp. PCC 7327.
TGAGTTTAGCATCTTGAAGCGCCTGTTGCACTGGCTTGCGGCAGCGATCGATGAGGTCGGAACACATCTGCTCGAATTGTGCCCGCGTCAGGGTCATTTCTAGGTGTTTTGGTCCTTCGTGGGTAGCAGTGATAAAAGGCAGGTTAATATTAGTTTGAGTGGCACTCGAAAGCTCGATCTTAGCTTTCTCTGCTGCTTCCGTCAGCCGCTGCAACGCTTGCCTATCTTTGCGCAGGTCGATGCCTTCGTTGCGCTTAAACTCGTCAGCCAGCCAATCGACAATTTTTTTATCGAAGTCATCGCCGCCGAGGTGCGTGTCGCCGCTAGTAGATTTCACTTCAAAGACTCCATCGCCCACTTCGAGGATGGATACGTCGAAAGTGCCACCGCCGAGGTCAAAGACGAGAATAGTTTCATTCGTCTTTTTATCTAAACCGTAGGCGAGGGCAGCTGCTGTAGGTTCGTTGATGATGCGCAGAACTTCGAGACCAGCGATTTTTCCCGCGTCTTTAGTGGCTTGCCGTTGGGAGTCATTGAAGTAAGCAGGAACAGTAATCACTGCTTGAGTGACTTTTTCTCCCAAATATTTGCTTGCGTCCTCAGCCAGCTTGCGCAGCACTTGAGCAGAAATCTCTTCGGGGGCAAATTGTTTGCCGGCGACGGGGCAATTGAGTTTGACGTTGCCGTTGCTGTCGCGCAGGACTTTGTAAGAGACTTCGGTTGCTTCGTGGGTAACTTCATCATATTTGCGACCGACGAAGCGCTTGATCGAATAAAATGTATTTTCTGGGTTCATTACCGCTTGGCGTTTGGCAATTTGACCGACCAAGCGATCGCCCGTTTTGGTATATGCGACGACGGAGGGAGTAGTACGCTGTCCTTCGGCATTAGCAATGACCGTTGGCTGTCCTCCCTCCATAACAGCAATGCAAGAGTTTGTCGTTCCTAAATCGATTCCAACTACTTTTGGCATACACGTTCTCTCCCCAGCCAATCGTTGCATTTAGAAAAGAATAGGGTTGACAGGACTGGTAGTGAAAATTAAGTTACCAATCCTGTTCGCTTCGCAAGTGAATCTCTAACCTAACCGAGTGCAAGATAGTCCGCCGTTGCATGGCGGAGCCTGAAAAGCACTTCGTCAATTAAGCAACGCTAACCTTGACGACTTTGTGTTTTTCTGTCTCGGTTTTCGGCATAGTGAGACTCAAGACCCCGTTTTTGTATTCGGCTTGAACTTTGTCGGTTTGAATGTGGGCAGGTAATGGAATCGTTCGCTCGAACTTGCCATAGTAGAATTCAGAGCGAGTGACTCCTATTCCTTCAGTCTTAGTGGCAGACTTGCGCTCGCCGCTAATCGAAACCGAGTCAGCGGTCACTTCAATGTTGAGATCTTTAGCTTCCAAACCTGGGACTTCGAGTTTGAGGTGAATCTCGCTGTCGGTTTCTTCCATTTCAGCAACAGGAACGCCAAAAGAAAGCGCTCTTCCGCCATCGGGCATCAATCTTTCAAACAAGCGATTCATGCGCTGTTGTATGCGTTCCATTTCCCGCCAGGGTTCCCAACGTTCGATTTCTCGGAAAGGTTCCCAACGTTCGATTTCTCGGAAAGGTTCCCAACGTTCGATTTCTCGGAAAGGTTCCCAACGAAAACGAATAAGTGACATAACTACACCTCCAATCTTGGAGTTTTTTCATGGGAGGCTTAAGCTCAAGCTTCCCGATTCGTCGGAAATTGGTAAGGTTTTTCAATTCCAGGTTTCGATTTCGGGAAGCTCGATCTCAGGTTTCCCAGTTACAAGCTAACAAGAAAATCTCGGTGCACTAGGTTCGGTTCTCTGGCTAAAGCGATCGCAATTTCCGTACCCCGACCATACTGATGAATTTTCTTATGGTTCGCATCTTATCCCATTTCTAAAAAAGAACGCTATAGATGCTCGATGAAAAAGCCTTACACACAGAGCTGCTGACTAATTGCGAACTGATAATTGCCAACCGACGCGGACTTCCACGAAGTGGAGGAGCATCGGCGAATTGGTATTAGATCTTGTTTAGGTTATTGCCCTCTCCAACTGTAGGGGTAGTCTTTGTCCTCTAAGGCAGCCGCGTATTGCG
It includes:
- a CDS encoding Hsp20/alpha crystallin family protein; the encoded protein is MSLIRFRWEPFREIERWEPFREIERWEPFREIERWEPWREMERIQQRMNRLFERLMPDGGRALSFGVPVAEMEETDSEIHLKLEVPGLEAKDLNIEVTADSVSISGERKSATKTEGIGVTRSEFYYGKFERTIPLPAHIQTDKVQAEYKNGVLSLTMPKTETEKHKVVKVSVA
- the dnaK gene encoding molecular chaperone DnaK; translated protein: MPKVVGIDLGTTNSCIAVMEGGQPTVIANAEGQRTTPSVVAYTKTGDRLVGQIAKRQAVMNPENTFYSIKRFVGRKYDEVTHEATEVSYKVLRDSNGNVKLNCPVAGKQFAPEEISAQVLRKLAEDASKYLGEKVTQAVITVPAYFNDSQRQATKDAGKIAGLEVLRIINEPTAAALAYGLDKKTNETILVFDLGGGTFDVSILEVGDGVFEVKSTSGDTHLGGDDFDKKIVDWLADEFKRNEGIDLRKDRQALQRLTEAAEKAKIELSSATQTNINLPFITATHEGPKHLEMTLTRAQFEQMCSDLIDRCRKPVQQALQDAKLTTADIDEVVLVGGATRMPAVQALVRQMTGKEPCQGVNPDEVVAVGAAIQAGVLAGEVSDILLLDVTPLSLGVETLGGVMTKIIPRNTTIPTKKSEIFSTAADGQTDVEVHVLQGERELAKDNKSLGTFHLMGIPPAPRGVPQIEVTFDIDANGILSVTARDRGTGKQQSISITGASTLPKNEVERMVRDAESHAAEDRKRREQIDTKNLADSAAYQAEKQLRDLGDRVSAADKSRVEGLVKDLREAINQENYDRMKSLTNELQQLLMQVGSNIYAQAGSATGGTAGGNDVIDADFVENK